The following proteins come from a genomic window of Montipora foliosa isolate CH-2021 chromosome 2, ASM3666993v2, whole genome shotgun sequence:
- the LOC137993756 gene encoding adenylate kinase isoenzyme 5-like, translating to MTAEESKEYIAKTEVHQLFEGMLTGLLYHKPKDPLAFLENCISLAKTGKDIKWNTFLDVSKKPLPPIPKTDGPIKAEAAVDEVRTFATEPEMKVKQPLPPINLSGARVSIDSDKELTEKNILTSESEEEVEVEFSGQRIVFVLGGPGSGKGTQCTKIVDEFGYIHLSAGDLLRQEVARGSARGQMIEDIMKEGRLVPQEITIQLIRDAMRQHKDCPGFLIDGFPREIQQGVQFELEVVGSDFLLFFECNEEVMEERLLKRSKTSGRADDNIETIKKRFGTFVEKTLPVIDYYGQHNKVEKIDANRGVGEVFTDVRLLFGALPAKDPQKIKRKKKRVAASNEVQEKESLKFSGQRIVFVLGGPGSGKGTQCKRIVEKFGYTHLSTGDLLRAEVDIGRERGQRIAQLMQEGKLVPQELVIELLTDVMLQFPDSPGFLIDGFPRKPSQGVQFEQEVTECHFVLFFECSEAVMEERLIKRGKTSGRVDDNAETIRKRFNTFVKETIPVIQNYEEKNKVKRVDAARSVDEVFADVCAIFGDLPKLERLRKNKVKQVESDSESDDLAEAVDDLSRVVEGKPIKLRRKKKKQPEPEEKPRSPVFEQPIVAEEFIPLMDDTIAKTDGKGLLNVRVIFVIGGPGSGKGTQCARIVDKFGYTHLSTGDLLRDEVQSGSSRSKELVEIMEKGQLIPTRIVLELLRVAMVGTPNTKGFIVDGFPRELEQGKEFENEIAACEFVLYFECSPETMKRRLLARGETSGRVDDNEETIGKRLETFENQTKPVIDYYDSQNKVKKVLAEASPDEVFNQVNDIFRNLPNRKSTSLHGYDVTFITGPPGSGKAELGKTLSEATGKTHLSVGHLLRQESRKDTERSQLINEAILMGRLVASGIVLAVLLEALENEEKNLDGYCIDGYPRTIEQLDEFKQKVSEYNRIVVIESTNEDMERMVKERAEILKREDDKEEISRAKIKVYNETTGPMIDSLGDADKAVKVSASLPKDELLDRIQTQLSKEE from the exons ATGACGGCGGAAGAAAGTAAGGAATACATAGCAAAGACGGAGGTCCACCAGCTATTTGAG GGGATGCTTACTGGGCTTCTTTATCATAAACCAAAGGATCCTTTGGCGTTTCTGGAAAATTGTATCTCCCTTGCAAAAACCGGAAAGGACATAAAATGGAACACATTCCTTGACGTCAGCAAGAAGCCACTGCCTCCCATACCAAAAACTGATGGTCCTATCAAAGCTGAAGCTGCAGTGGATGAAGTGCGCACATTTGCCACTGAACCAGAGATGAAAGTCAAACAACCGCTTCCACCAATCAATTTGTCTGGTGCCCGTGTGTCAATTGACAGTGACAAGGAGTTGACAGAAAAGAATATTCTGACATCTGAATCAGAGGAGGAAGTTGAAGTGGAGTTTTCTGGTCAGAGGATTGTCTTTGTTCTTG GGGGACCAGGATCTGGCAAGGGAACACAGTGCACTAAAATTGTTGATGAGTTTGGCTACATCCACCTGTCAGCTGGTGACCTTTTGAGACAGGAGGTAGCCAGGGGAAGTGCAAGGGGACAAATGATTGAAGATATTATGAAGGAGGGAAGACTTGTACCTCAG GAGATAACCATTCAGCTTATAAGAGATGCCATGAGGCAACACAAGGACTGTCCTGGATTCCTTATTGATGGTTTTCCCAGGGAAATTCAACAGGGTGTACAGTTTGAACTGGAG GTCGTTGGAAGTGACTTCCTCCTATTCTTTGAGTGCAATGAAGAGGTGATGGAAGAGAGATTACTCAAGCGCAGTAAGACTAGTGGACGAGCTGATGACAACATTGAAACTATAAAGAAGCGATTTGGAACTTTTGTGGAAAAAACATTACCTGTCATTGATTATTATGGACAACACAACAAAGTAGAAAAG ATTGATGCTAATCGTGGTGTGGGTGAAGTATTCACTGATGTGCGTTTGTTATTTGGTGCTCTTCCGGCTAAGGATCCGCAGAAAatcaagagaaagaaaaaaagagttgCAGCTTCTAATGAGGTGCAAGAGAAAGAGAGTCTAAAGTTTTCTGGGCAACGGATAGTTTTCGTGTTGG GAGGTCCTGGCTCAGGGAAAGGAACCCAGTGTAAGCGTATTGTGGAGAAGTTTGGTTACACTCACCTATCAACTGGTGATTTACTGAGAGCTGAGGTTGACATTGGAAGAGAAAGAGGGCAGAGGATCGCTCAGTTGATGCAAGAAGGCAAACTTGTTCCTCAG GAACTTGTGATTGAGCTTTTGACAGATGTGATGTTGCAGTTTCCAGATTCACCCGGATTTCTTATCGATGGATTTCCGCGCAAGCCATCTCAAGGCGTTCAGTTTGAACAAGAA GTAACAGAATGCCATTTTGTATTGTTCTTCGAATGCAGTGAAGCAGTGATGGAAGAAAGACTGATCAAGCGCGGAAAGACAAGCGGCAGGGTGGACGATAACGCGGAGACCATCAGGAAACGCTTCAACACGTTTGTGAAGGAAACTATACCGGTTATACAGAactatgaagaaaaaaacaaagtcaaacGG GTGGACGCTGCTCGCTCTGTAGATGAAGTTTTCGCTGATGTATGTGCTATCTTTGGTGATCTTCCGAAACTTGAAAGGCTGAGAAAAAATAAAG TCAAACAGGTCGAGAGCGATTCGGAATCCGATGATCTTGCCGAAGCTGTTGATGACTTGTCCCGAGTAGTGGAAGGAAAGCCGATCAAACTCCGtcggaagaaaaaaaagcagCCGGAACCTGAAGAGAAGCCAAGATCGCCGGTTTTCGAACAGCCGATTGTTGCCGAAGAGTTTATTCCTCTAATGGATGACACGATCGCAAAAACCGACGGAAAGGGACTGTTGAATGTCAGAGTTATATTCGTTATAG GAGGCCCTGGTTCTGGAAAGGGAACACAATGCGCGAGGATTGTAGATAAGTTTGGTTATACCCACTTATCGACCGGGGACTTGTTGAGAGATGAAGTACAGTCTGGTTCATCAAGAAGCAAGGAACTGGTGGAAATCATGGAAAAAGGACAACTTATTCCTACG AGAATTGTCCTTGAACTACTGCGAGTAGCCATGGTGGGAACTCCAAACACCAAAGGGTTTATTGTGGACGGTTTTCCCAGAGAACTGGAACAAGGaaaggaatttgaaaatgaG ATAGCAGCTTGTGAATTTGTGCTTTATTTCGAATGTTCTCCGGAAACGATGAAAAGACGACTTTTGGCAAGAGGAGAAACCAGCGGTCGAGTCGACGACAATGAAGAAACGATTGGTAAACGACTGGAGACTTTTGAAAATCAAACAAAGCCAGTGATTGATTACTATGACTCACAAAATAAAgtgaaaaag GTTCTAGCGGAAGCTTCCCCTGATGAAGTTTTCAATCAAGTTAATGATATATTTCGGAATCTTCCAAACCGAAAATCAACGTCACTTCATGGTTATGACGTCACCTTTATAACAG GTCCGCCAGGCTCGGGAAAAGCCGAGTTGGGAAAGACTTTATCAGAAGCGACTGGGAAAACTCATTTGTCAGTTGGACATTTGCTCAGACAGGAATCGAGGAAGGACACAGAGCGATCTCAGTTGATCAATGAAGCAATTTTGATGGGAAGATTAGTTGCTTCG ggAATCGTTCTTGCAGTACTTCTAGAGGCACTGGAAAACGAGGAAAAGAATTTGGATGGTTATTGCATAGATGGCTATCCGCGGACAATTGAACAATTGGATGAATTTAAACAAAAG
- the LOC137984381 gene encoding GPI-anchor transamidase-like yields MASKVMVLVCTIVALSLHLTTTKTEMYSGDFLKSDHANNWAVLVCTSRFWFNYRHVANVLSMYRSVKRLGIPDSHIIVMLADDMACNARNPRPGTVFNNANQHINVYGDDIEVDYRGYEVTVENFIRILTGRLPSSVPRSKRLLSDERSNILVYMTGHGGDGFLKFQDAEEITSIELADAFEQMWQKRRYNEIFLMVDTCQAYSMTQKLYSPNILAVGSSLVGQDSLSHHEDPAIGVHVIDRYTYYVLQFLEGVKPDSKSTMEDLFRYTTPDLVISTPGVRSDLFEREPKKALVTDFFGSVHMIEMTNSSIIDTVQEENVCRGEHCPASEETKTYETSEQRSLHKRFPKATKKRDNEEWKFSQQFLLSLMAFVILVGVVSFT; encoded by the exons ATGGCTTCCAAAGTGATGGTTCTCGTGTGTACGATAGTCGCACTATCTCTACACCTTACCACCACAAAAACAGAGATGTATTCGGGTGACTTTCTGAAGAGTGATCACGCAAACAACTGGGCCGTACTG GTGTGTACATCTCGGTTTTGGTTCAACTATCGTCATGTTGCTAACGTTCTCTCGATGTACCGAAGCGTCAAAAGACTTGGAATACCAGACAG TCACATCATAGTGATGCTGGCAGATGATATGGCCTGTAATGCACGAAATCCAAGACCTG GTACTGTGTTCAATAATGCAAACCAACATATAAATGTTTATGGTGATGATATTGAAGTAGACTACAGAGGATATGAG GTTACTGTTGAGAATTTTATAAGAATCTTGACAG GACGTCTGCCATCCAGTGTTCCAAGATCAAAGCGATTACTTTCAGATGAGAGAAGCAATATTCTGGTTTATATGACAG gCCATGGGGGTGATGGATTTCTCAAGTTTCAAGATGCAGAAGAGATCACAAGTATTGAGCTGGCTGATGCATTTGAGCAAATGTGGCAGAAAAGAAG GTACAATGAAATCTTTTTGATGGTTGACACTTGTCAAGCATACTCCATGACTCAGAAACTCTACTCACCTAATATTCTGGCAGTTGGCAGCAGTTTAGTCGGACAGGATTCCCTTTCT CATCATGAGGATCCTGCCATTGGTGTTCATGTGATTGACAGATATACATATTATGTGCTACAGTTTTTGGAAGGTGTCAAACCTGACAGCAAATCTACAATGGAAGACTTG TTCAGATATACCACACCAGATTTGGTGATATCCACCCCAGGAGTAAGGTCTGACTTATTCGAGAGAGAACCGAAAAAG GCTCTGGTCACCGATTTCTTTGGTAGTGTCCACATGATTGAGATGACAAACTCGTCCATTATTGATACAGTGCAAGAGGAAAATGTATGCAG AGGTGAGCATTGTCCAGCTTCAGAGGAAACGAAAACTTATGAAACATCAGAGCAACGATCCTTGCATAAGCGATTTCCCAAGGCAACGAAAAAG CGAGATAATGAGGAATGGAAGTTCTCCCAACAGTTCCTGTTATCTTTGATGGCATTTGTAATATTGGTTGGCGTTGTCTCATTCACATGA